One Streptomyces sp. NBC_01237 genomic region harbors:
- a CDS encoding NAD(P)-dependent oxidoreductase: MPDNTSGKTPISLLGLGAMGTALARTWLAAGHPLTLWNRSPGRSAALAADGARVASTAAEAVAENGLVVLCLLDDASVGDALADADLTGKDLVDLTTTTPAEARERARWAAGRGARFLDGGIMAIPSMIGTPGSGGYVLYSGSRELFEDRKDVLTVPAGTKYVGADAGFAALYDVALLSAMYGMFAGISHAFALVREEEIEAGEFGSLLADWLIAMAPHARSSAAGPDGGDPADQDTTSPAVVAAGNSTLLRTAVEQGVGTGPLTAFMAATGEGAAG, encoded by the coding sequence ATGCCCGACAACACCTCTGGAAAGACCCCGATCAGCCTTCTCGGGCTCGGTGCCATGGGCACCGCGCTCGCCCGTACCTGGCTCGCCGCCGGCCACCCCCTGACCCTCTGGAACCGCAGCCCCGGCCGGTCCGCCGCCCTCGCCGCCGACGGAGCGCGGGTGGCCTCGACAGCCGCCGAGGCCGTGGCCGAGAACGGTCTCGTCGTCCTCTGCCTGCTGGATGACGCCTCGGTCGGCGACGCACTGGCCGACGCCGATCTCACCGGCAAGGACCTCGTCGACCTCACCACGACCACCCCGGCCGAGGCGCGGGAACGCGCGCGGTGGGCGGCCGGGCGCGGCGCCCGCTTCCTGGACGGCGGGATCATGGCGATCCCGTCGATGATCGGCACGCCGGGCTCCGGCGGCTATGTCCTCTACAGCGGGTCCCGCGAGCTGTTCGAGGACCGGAAGGACGTCCTGACCGTGCCCGCCGGTACGAAGTACGTGGGGGCGGACGCCGGATTCGCCGCCCTGTACGACGTGGCGCTGCTGAGTGCGATGTACGGGATGTTCGCCGGGATCTCGCACGCCTTCGCGCTGGTGCGCGAGGAGGAGATCGAGGCCGGGGAGTTCGGCTCGCTGCTGGCGGACTGGCTCATCGCCATGGCCCCGCACGCCCGTTCGTCCGCCGCCGGTCCGGACGGCGGCGACCCCGCGGACCAGGACACGACCAGTCCCGCCGTGGTGGCCGCGGGCAACTCCACGCTGCTGCGCACCGCCGTGGAGCAGGGCGTCGGCACCGGCCCGCTGACCGCGTTCATGGCCGCCACGGGAGAGGGCGCGGCCGGCTGA
- a CDS encoding siderophore-interacting protein: MSQALPVTYVQVTDVRRVTPRTARVTFTGEDLPDLMEDRPDQQMKLCLPREGQRLPRLPRKDADDTYGTRWYEAYLAIPESERPWMRGFTVRSYDRGRNAMTVDFVLHGDTGPATRWVSAARPGDVLGMVGPSSVYARPLPASDWLLLAGDESALPAIGTLLEALPAGARALAYIEVADAAEEQELPSAAGVGVHWVHRDRGGSLLGAVRAARLPGDGAGAAWIAGEAGEVRALRRHLVEERRLPKESVEFSGYWRRRLTQDDAPTEEDLAWARERAAGA; the protein is encoded by the coding sequence ATGAGTCAGGCGCTGCCGGTCACATATGTACAGGTCACGGACGTCCGGCGGGTCACTCCCAGGACGGCGCGCGTCACCTTCACCGGGGAGGACCTGCCGGACCTCATGGAGGACCGCCCCGACCAGCAGATGAAGCTCTGCCTCCCGCGCGAGGGGCAGCGGCTGCCCCGGCTGCCCCGGAAGGACGCCGACGACACCTACGGGACGCGCTGGTACGAGGCGTACCTGGCGATTCCCGAGAGCGAACGCCCCTGGATGCGCGGCTTCACCGTCCGCTCCTACGACCGCGGACGCAACGCGATGACCGTCGACTTCGTGCTCCACGGCGACACCGGCCCCGCCACCCGCTGGGTCTCGGCCGCCCGCCCCGGCGATGTGCTCGGCATGGTCGGGCCCTCCTCGGTGTACGCCCGCCCGCTGCCCGCGTCCGACTGGCTGCTGCTCGCCGGTGACGAGAGCGCGCTCCCGGCGATCGGCACACTGCTCGAAGCCCTGCCGGCCGGGGCGCGGGCCCTGGCGTACATCGAGGTCGCGGACGCGGCCGAGGAACAGGAGCTGCCGTCCGCCGCCGGGGTGGGCGTGCACTGGGTGCACCGCGACCGGGGCGGTTCGCTGCTCGGGGCGGTCCGCGCGGCACGGCTCCCCGGCGACGGGGCGGGCGCCGCGTGGATCGCGGGGGAGGCGGGGGAGGTCCGGGCGCTGCGCCGCCATCTGGTCGAGGAGCGGCGGCTGCCCAAGGAGTCGGTCGAGTTCAGCGGCTACTGGCGGCGCAGGCTCACCCAGGACGACGCCCCGACCGAGGAGGACCTGGCCTGGGCCCGCGAGCGGGCGGCCGGGGCCTGA
- a CDS encoding S1 family peptidase, which produces MKKPLVGAFLAVLLLGAGVAPAVAASPAPPGVKAEAKVSDDAHATAKPKAVNFAGTVALSNCSGSVVRAPGSQPTDPALVLSNGHCMESGFPGPGQVVLNQSSTRSFTLLNAAGSGVGTLRASKIAYGTMTDTDISLYQLTSTYAQIESSYGIKALELDTAHPTAGAAITVVSGYWKRTYGCNVDGFAYRLKEGQWTWKDSVRYTSACQTIGGTSGSPVINNATGKVVAVNNTGNEDGQRCTDNNPCEVDESGNVTVREGINYAQQTYNMVPCIGAGSKIDLNRAGCALPKP; this is translated from the coding sequence ATGAAGAAGCCTCTCGTCGGTGCGTTCCTCGCTGTCCTGCTCCTGGGAGCGGGGGTCGCGCCCGCTGTCGCGGCGTCCCCGGCGCCGCCCGGAGTCAAGGCCGAAGCGAAGGTTTCGGACGACGCCCATGCCACGGCCAAGCCCAAGGCGGTCAACTTCGCCGGGACCGTGGCGTTGAGCAACTGTTCCGGCTCCGTGGTCCGCGCACCCGGCTCACAGCCCACCGACCCCGCCCTCGTGCTTTCCAACGGGCACTGCATGGAGTCCGGCTTCCCGGGCCCCGGCCAGGTCGTGCTCAACCAGTCGTCCACCCGCTCGTTCACCCTGCTCAACGCCGCGGGCAGCGGCGTCGGCACCCTGCGGGCCAGCAAGATCGCCTACGGCACGATGACCGACACGGACATCTCGCTGTACCAGCTCACCAGCACCTACGCCCAGATCGAGAGCAGCTACGGCATCAAGGCGCTGGAGCTGGACACCGCCCACCCGACGGCGGGCGCCGCGATCACCGTGGTCTCCGGGTACTGGAAGCGCACGTACGGCTGCAACGTCGACGGCTTCGCCTACCGCCTCAAGGAGGGCCAGTGGACCTGGAAGGACTCGGTCCGCTACACCTCCGCCTGCCAGACCATCGGCGGTACGTCCGGCTCCCCGGTGATCAACAACGCCACCGGCAAGGTGGTCGCCGTCAACAACACCGGCAATGAGGACGGCCAGCGGTGCACGGACAACAACCCGTGCGAGGTCGACGAGAGCGGCAACGTGACCGTCCGCGAAGGCATCAACTACGCCCAGCAGACGTACAACATGGTCCCGTGCATAGGCGCCGGTAGCAAGATCGACCTGAACCGGGCCGGCTGCGCCCTGCCCAAGCCGTAA
- a CDS encoding N-acyl-D-amino-acid deacylase family protein, with protein sequence MDLVIRDALVVDGTAAPARRADVAVDGGRITEIHVEGAPGPRPTATRTLDADGLALSPGFIDMHAHSDLALLRDPDHSAKAAQGVTLEVLGQDGLSYAPVDDRTLAEVRRSISGWNGGAPEDTGVDFDWRTVGGYLDRLDNNFGGRGIAVNAAYLVPQGTVRMYAVGWDDRPATEAELNRMRELVAQGMAEGAVGMSSGLTYTPGMYADDAELTELCRVVARYDGYYCPHHRSYGAGALAAYEEMVRLTRSAGCALHLAHATMNFGVNKGKAPDLLTLLDGALAAGADISLDTYPYTPGCTTLVALLPSWASEGGPESVLTRLADGATAEKIRHHLEVLGSDGCHGVPIEWDTIEISGVGAPGLAGHVGRTVAESARLRGEAPWVTARRLLTEDRLGTTILQHVGHEENVQQIMRHRVHTGGSDGILQGDKPHPRAYGTFPQYLGRYVRELGILSLEECVAHLTSRPAARLRLADRGLVREGYRADLVLFDPATVAAGSTFEEPRTLPVGIPHVLIDGRFVIEDGRRTSVLAGRSVRGAGSARR encoded by the coding sequence ATGGACCTGGTCATCCGCGACGCGCTGGTCGTCGACGGCACCGCCGCCCCCGCCCGCCGCGCCGACGTAGCCGTCGACGGCGGCCGGATCACCGAGATCCACGTCGAGGGCGCCCCCGGCCCGCGCCCCACCGCCACCCGCACCCTCGACGCCGACGGTCTCGCCCTCTCCCCCGGCTTCATCGACATGCACGCCCACAGCGACCTGGCTCTGCTGCGGGACCCGGACCACAGCGCGAAGGCGGCGCAGGGCGTCACCCTCGAAGTGCTGGGCCAGGACGGGCTGTCGTACGCCCCCGTCGACGACCGCACGCTCGCCGAGGTACGCCGCTCCATCAGCGGGTGGAACGGCGGGGCCCCCGAGGACACGGGCGTCGACTTCGACTGGCGCACGGTCGGCGGCTATCTGGACCGGCTCGACAACAACTTCGGCGGCCGGGGCATCGCGGTCAACGCCGCCTACCTCGTCCCGCAGGGCACGGTCCGGATGTACGCCGTCGGGTGGGACGACCGGCCCGCCACCGAGGCCGAGCTGAACCGGATGAGGGAGCTGGTCGCCCAGGGCATGGCCGAGGGCGCGGTCGGCATGTCCTCGGGGCTGACGTACACCCCCGGGATGTACGCGGACGACGCCGAACTCACCGAGCTGTGCCGGGTGGTGGCCCGGTACGACGGCTACTACTGCCCGCACCACCGCTCGTACGGCGCGGGCGCGCTGGCGGCGTACGAGGAGATGGTGCGGCTCACCCGTAGCGCGGGCTGTGCCCTCCATCTCGCCCACGCCACCATGAACTTCGGCGTGAACAAGGGGAAGGCGCCGGATCTGCTGACCCTGCTCGACGGCGCCCTGGCCGCGGGCGCCGACATCTCCCTGGACACCTACCCGTACACCCCCGGCTGCACGACGCTCGTCGCGTTGCTGCCGAGCTGGGCGAGCGAGGGCGGCCCGGAGTCGGTCCTCACGCGTCTCGCGGACGGGGCGACGGCGGAGAAGATACGGCACCACCTGGAGGTGCTGGGCTCGGACGGCTGCCACGGGGTGCCGATCGAGTGGGACACCATCGAGATCTCGGGCGTCGGCGCGCCGGGGCTGGCCGGCCATGTCGGCCGTACGGTGGCGGAGTCGGCCCGGCTGCGCGGCGAGGCCCCCTGGGTGACCGCGCGGCGGCTGCTGACGGAGGACCGGCTCGGCACGACGATCCTCCAGCACGTCGGCCACGAGGAGAACGTCCAGCAGATCATGCGCCACCGCGTGCACACCGGGGGCAGCGACGGCATCCTCCAGGGCGACAAGCCGCACCCGCGCGCGTACGGCACGTTCCCGCAGTATCTCGGCCGCTACGTCCGGGAGCTGGGCATCCTGTCGCTGGAGGAGTGCGTCGCCCATCTGACGTCCCGCCCGGCCGCCCGGCTGCGGCTGGCGGACCGCGGCCTCGTCCGCGAGGGCTACCGAGCCGACCTGGTCCTGTTCGACCCGGCGACCGTGGCGGCCGGATCGACGTTCGAGGAGCCGCGCACCCTGCCGGTGGGCATCCCGCACGTACTGATCGACGGCCGCTTCGTCATCGAGGACGGCCGGCGGACCTCCGTCCTGGCGGGACGGTCGGTACGGGGCGCGGGAAGCGCACGGCGCTGA
- a CDS encoding pyridoxal phosphate-dependent aminotransferase, with protein sequence MQVIQSTKLANVCYEIRGPVLEEAMRLEAAGQRILKLNTGNPAAFGFECPPEILEDILRNLSGAHGYGDAKGLLSARRAVMQHYQTKGIDLDVEDVYLGNGVSELIQMSMQALLDDGDEVLVPAPDYPLWTASVSLAGGTAVHYRCDEQSDWMPDLADIERKITDRTKAMVIINPNNPTGAVYDDEMLRALTEIARRHHLIVCSDEIYDRILYDGATHTPTAAIAPDLMVLTFNGLSKNYRVAGYRSGWMAVCGPKAHATSYIEGLTILANMRLCANMPSQHAVATALGGRQSINDLVLPGGRILEQRDVAYDLLTSIPGVTCVKPKGALYLFPRLDPKVYKIKDDRQMVLDLLRAEKIMVVQGTGFNWPEPDHFRVVTLPSVEDLTDAVTRIGSFLDGYGQP encoded by the coding sequence ATGCAGGTCATCCAGTCCACGAAGCTCGCCAACGTCTGTTACGAAATCCGCGGCCCCGTGCTGGAGGAGGCGATGCGGCTCGAAGCGGCCGGTCAGCGCATCCTCAAGCTCAACACCGGCAACCCTGCCGCGTTCGGGTTCGAGTGCCCGCCCGAGATCCTCGAAGACATCCTGCGCAACCTCTCCGGGGCGCACGGCTACGGCGACGCGAAGGGCCTGCTGTCCGCGCGCCGTGCGGTGATGCAGCACTACCAGACCAAGGGGATCGACCTCGACGTCGAGGACGTCTACCTCGGCAACGGTGTCTCCGAGCTGATCCAGATGTCGATGCAGGCGCTGCTCGACGACGGCGACGAGGTGCTCGTACCCGCTCCGGACTATCCGCTGTGGACCGCCTCGGTCTCGCTGGCGGGCGGGACGGCCGTGCACTACCGCTGCGACGAGCAGTCCGACTGGATGCCCGACCTGGCCGACATCGAGCGGAAGATCACCGACCGCACCAAGGCCATGGTGATCATCAACCCGAACAACCCGACCGGCGCGGTGTACGACGACGAGATGCTGCGCGCGCTGACGGAGATCGCCCGGCGGCACCATCTGATCGTCTGCTCCGACGAGATCTACGACCGGATCCTGTACGACGGCGCCACCCACACGCCGACCGCGGCGATCGCCCCCGATCTGATGGTGCTGACCTTCAACGGTCTCTCCAAGAACTACCGGGTGGCCGGTTACCGCTCCGGCTGGATGGCCGTCTGCGGACCGAAGGCGCACGCCACCTCGTACATCGAGGGACTGACGATCCTCGCCAATATGCGGCTGTGCGCCAACATGCCCTCGCAGCACGCGGTGGCCACCGCGCTCGGCGGACGGCAGTCGATCAACGACCTGGTGCTGCCCGGCGGGCGCATCCTGGAGCAGCGCGACGTGGCGTACGACCTGCTGACGTCGATCCCCGGGGTGACCTGCGTGAAGCCGAAGGGGGCGCTGTATCTCTTCCCCCGGCTCGACCCCAAGGTCTACAAGATCAAGGACGACCGGCAGATGGTGCTCGACTTGCTGCGGGCCGAGAAGATCATGGTCGTGCAGGGTACGGGGTTCAACTGGCCGGAGCCCGACCACTTCCGGGTCGTCACCCTGCCGTCGGTCGAGGACCTGACCGACGCGGTGACCAGGATCGGCAGCTTCCTGGACGGTTACGGTCAGCCGTAG
- a CDS encoding winged helix-turn-helix transcriptional regulator yields MGFVRRPGPFVCGIDAAMDVIGGKWKVLILWALNEGTCRFGELRRQVPGVTEKVLSSHLKELVDDGIVHREVHAEVPPRVEYSLTPLGFTLNEALSPLGSWGRDHIRRGGEESEPADRSEAGGDRADGPERGSACGDFRADGPGRGDDRADGPGHGGDSGAEAGPVGGARSAARRSAVRTA; encoded by the coding sequence ATGGGATTCGTACGACGGCCCGGGCCGTTCGTCTGCGGGATCGACGCGGCCATGGACGTGATCGGCGGCAAGTGGAAAGTGCTGATCCTCTGGGCGCTCAACGAGGGCACCTGCCGTTTCGGTGAGCTGCGCAGGCAGGTGCCCGGGGTGACGGAGAAGGTGCTCAGCTCCCATCTGAAGGAGCTGGTGGACGACGGCATCGTGCACCGCGAGGTGCACGCCGAAGTGCCGCCCCGCGTCGAGTATTCGCTCACTCCGCTCGGCTTCACGCTGAACGAGGCGCTGAGCCCGCTCGGTTCCTGGGGGCGGGACCACATCCGCCGGGGCGGCGAGGAGTCCGAGCCGGCCGACCGGTCCGAGGCCGGGGGCGACCGCGCGGACGGGCCGGAGCGAGGGTCCGCGTGCGGGGACTTCCGCGCGGACGGGCCCGGGCGCGGGGACGACCGCGCGGACGGACCGGGGCACGGGGGCGATTCCGGGGCTGAGGCGGGCCCGGTGGGCGGTGCGCGGTCGGCGGCCCGCCGTAGTGCCGTACGGACGGCTTGA
- a CDS encoding sugar kinase: protein MPGPAAGTPSAATTTEVVCLGESMVTFLPSCPGRLADVPSFGRGIGGAESNVACALAAAGHRAAWVGRVGADGFGDHLVGAIAAYGVDTSAVRRDPDRPTGIYFRTATDRATDTHEVAYYRAGSAASAMSPRNVPYEKLLAGRVLHLSGITAALSADCLALLHDLTAPRPDRPLISFDVNHRPGLWRGSEAGPGVLLDLAHRSDLVFVGEDEAEEAWGLKGAEAIRAALPEPAVLVVKRGADGATVFSRPPSGAPTAADAAGTGERTDTVTDVPALRVDVVAPVGAGDAFAAGFLSATLRELPVRDRVRHGHLMAAAVLTVPGDLTDPPPRDRADRLAALDDDAWGRLRLGPGWTGDDQEVRTT from the coding sequence GTGCCCGGACCCGCAGCAGGGACGCCCAGCGCCGCCACGACCACCGAGGTCGTGTGTCTGGGCGAGTCCATGGTGACGTTCCTGCCCTCCTGTCCCGGCCGCCTCGCCGACGTCCCCTCCTTCGGCCGCGGGATCGGCGGCGCCGAGTCCAACGTCGCCTGCGCGCTCGCCGCCGCCGGACACCGGGCGGCCTGGGTCGGCCGGGTCGGCGCCGACGGCTTCGGCGACCATCTCGTCGGCGCCATCGCCGCGTACGGGGTCGACACCTCCGCCGTCCGCCGCGACCCGGACCGCCCCACCGGCATCTACTTCCGCACCGCCACGGACCGGGCCACCGACACCCACGAAGTGGCGTACTACCGGGCCGGTTCCGCCGCCTCCGCGATGTCCCCGCGCAACGTCCCGTACGAGAAGCTCCTCGCGGGCCGTGTCCTGCATCTGTCCGGCATCACGGCGGCGCTCTCGGCGGACTGCCTGGCCCTCCTCCACGACCTGACCGCCCCCCGGCCGGACCGCCCGCTGATCTCCTTCGACGTGAACCACCGCCCGGGTCTGTGGCGGGGCAGCGAGGCGGGGCCGGGCGTCCTGCTCGACCTCGCCCACCGCTCCGACCTGGTCTTCGTCGGGGAGGACGAGGCGGAGGAGGCCTGGGGGCTGAAGGGCGCCGAGGCCATCCGCGCGGCCCTGCCGGAACCGGCGGTACTGGTGGTCAAGCGCGGCGCGGACGGGGCGACGGTCTTCTCGCGCCCCCCCTCCGGAGCCCCCACCGCAGCCGACGCGGCCGGCACCGGGGAGCGGACGGACACCGTCACCGACGTCCCCGCCCTCCGCGTCGATGTCGTCGCCCCCGTCGGCGCCGGTGACGCCTTCGCCGCCGGATTCCTCTCCGCCACCCTGCGCGAGCTGCCCGTGCGCGACCGCGTCCGGCACGGACATCTGATGGCCGCCGCCGTCCTCACCGTCCCCGGGGACCTGACCGACCCGCCGCCCCGCGACCGCGCCGACCGCCTCGCCGCCCTCGACGACGACGCCTGGGGGAGACTTCGTCTCGGCCCCGGGTGGACGGGGGACGACCAGGAGGTACGTACGACATGA
- a CDS encoding alanine racemase: MAADRPTRHTVSDLAGERVDHRFKSLPPDAEGLTVGALAAERRDLFTGGFTTPVLALSAESVEHNLALLETYAERHGLLFAPHGKTSMSPQLFADQLERGAWGITAAVPHQARVYRAYGIQRIFLANEVVDAVALRWLAGELAADPEFRFVCYVDSVRGVELMDEALSAAGAVRPVDVVVELGAGEGARTGARTGADCAAVADAVAAAGTLRLVGVAGYEGEVPEASPERVREWLRRLVALAGDFDRAGRFAGCDEIMISAGGSAWFDAVADVFAEIPELSAPVLKLLRSGAYVSHDDGHYKRLTPFNRVPGEGALQPAFRIWAQVVSRPTGEQAFLNAGKRDAAYDLDLPEAQVVRSGRDGSVRPATGITVTGLSDQHTWVRTEPGSQLEVGDWVGMGLSHPCTSFDKWQLIPLVTADGTVTDYIRTFF, from the coding sequence TTGGCAGCCGACCGCCCCACCCGCCACACCGTGTCCGACCTTGCCGGGGAGCGCGTCGATCACCGCTTCAAGTCGCTGCCGCCCGACGCGGAGGGCCTGACCGTCGGCGCCCTGGCCGCCGAGCGCCGCGACCTCTTCACCGGTGGCTTCACCACCCCGGTGCTCGCCCTGTCCGCCGAGTCGGTCGAGCACAACCTCGCCCTCCTGGAGACATACGCCGAGCGCCACGGCCTCCTGTTCGCCCCGCACGGCAAGACGTCCATGTCCCCGCAGCTCTTCGCCGACCAGCTGGAGCGCGGCGCGTGGGGCATCACCGCGGCCGTCCCGCACCAGGCGCGGGTCTACCGGGCGTACGGAATCCAGCGGATCTTCCTGGCCAACGAGGTCGTCGACGCGGTGGCGCTGCGCTGGCTGGCCGGTGAGCTGGCGGCCGACCCGGAGTTCCGCTTCGTCTGCTACGTCGACTCGGTGCGCGGCGTCGAGCTGATGGACGAGGCCCTGAGCGCCGCGGGCGCCGTGCGTCCGGTCGATGTCGTCGTGGAGCTGGGCGCGGGCGAGGGCGCACGCACCGGCGCCCGGACCGGGGCGGACTGCGCGGCGGTCGCCGACGCGGTGGCCGCCGCCGGGACCCTGCGCCTGGTGGGCGTCGCGGGGTACGAGGGCGAGGTGCCCGAGGCGTCCCCGGAGCGCGTACGGGAGTGGCTGCGGCGGCTCGTCGCGCTGGCGGGCGACTTCGACCGGGCGGGCCGTTTCGCCGGCTGCGACGAGATCATGATCAGCGCGGGGGGCAGCGCCTGGTTCGACGCGGTGGCGGACGTCTTCGCCGAGATCCCCGAACTGAGCGCGCCCGTACTGAAGTTGCTCCGCTCGGGCGCCTATGTCTCGCACGACGACGGCCACTACAAGCGCCTCACCCCCTTCAACCGGGTCCCCGGGGAGGGCGCACTCCAGCCCGCCTTCCGGATCTGGGCACAGGTCGTGTCCCGGCCGACCGGCGAACAGGCTTTCCTCAACGCGGGCAAGCGCGACGCGGCGTACGACCTCGACCTGCCCGAGGCGCAGGTCGTCCGCTCCGGCCGGGACGGCTCGGTACGGCCCGCGACGGGCATCACCGTCACCGGCCTCTCCGACCAGCACACCTGGGTACGTACGGAGCCGGGGTCCCAGCTGGAGGTGGGCGACTGGGTCGGGATGGGCCTGTCGCACCCGTGCACCAGCTTCGACAAGTGGCAGCTGATTCCGCTGGTCACGGCGGACGGCACGGTCACGGACTACATCCGCACGTTCTTCTGA
- a CDS encoding arylamine N-acetyltransferase family protein, translating to MTLDLDAYFTRIGWKGEPRPTAEVLRSVHRAHMLGIPFENLEPVLGSAPSLVLADLEAKLVRGGRGGYCYEHNTLLSAVLKRLGFTVTLLAARVLLGAAPGDIRPRTHMLMRVDVPGGDTPWLADVGFGAVSALLEPIPLVADAELFDGPRHHRLVHTPHDGPLELWELQTEKGGAWEPQYAFTLEPFEAPDFDVINWHIATNPRSPFQQAVYAQLTRPGSHLALSGLDLVETADDGTVTERRLPDAAEALRVLRDDFDIRVPEGTLLPE from the coding sequence ATGACACTCGACCTCGACGCGTACTTCACCCGCATCGGCTGGAAAGGGGAGCCCCGCCCCACCGCGGAGGTGCTGCGCTCCGTGCACCGCGCCCACATGCTGGGCATCCCGTTCGAGAACCTGGAACCGGTCCTCGGCTCCGCGCCCTCCCTGGTGCTCGCCGATCTGGAGGCCAAGCTCGTCCGCGGCGGGCGCGGCGGGTACTGCTACGAGCACAACACCCTGCTCTCGGCCGTGCTGAAGCGGCTCGGTTTCACGGTGACGCTGCTCGCCGCCCGGGTGCTGCTGGGGGCCGCCCCCGGTGACATCCGGCCCCGGACGCACATGCTGATGCGGGTGGACGTGCCGGGCGGGGACACTCCCTGGCTGGCCGACGTCGGCTTCGGGGCCGTGAGCGCGCTGCTGGAGCCGATCCCGCTGGTGGCGGACGCGGAGCTGTTCGACGGCCCGCGCCACCACCGGCTCGTGCACACCCCGCACGACGGGCCGCTGGAGCTGTGGGAGCTCCAGACCGAGAAGGGCGGCGCCTGGGAGCCGCAGTACGCCTTCACCCTGGAGCCGTTCGAGGCGCCGGACTTCGACGTGATCAACTGGCACATCGCGACCAACCCGCGCTCGCCGTTCCAGCAGGCGGTGTACGCCCAGCTCACGCGGCCGGGCTCCCATCTGGCCCTGTCGGGTCTCGATCTGGTCGAGACGGCCGACGACGGCACGGTCACGGAGCGGCGGCTGCCGGATGCGGCCGAGGCGCTCCGCGTCCTGCGGGACGACTTCGACATCCGCGTCCCGGAGGGGACCCTGCTGCCGGAGTGA
- a CDS encoding TetR/AcrR family transcriptional regulator C-terminal domain-containing protein, producing the protein MVVFAGQGDARRSLSLLWRGDAPAQPHGGPGPKPRLSVDAIVAAAVTVADTEGMAALSMRAVGDRLGRTAMALYTYVPGKSELLDLMYDAVHAELPSHYPESADWRASLSAWARDLLEFYVRHPWVLQVSQARPVLGPHEYAGLDTLVRLLQGTGLDARVLRRLVGTLFHFVRGAAGAVADSRQAAAVTGSSDEEWWAARAAVLGEMAPDFADRFPAVSRLEHEGTPDAPPADDPVPYPEREARETFRVGLEVLLDGIGTRVTAHEAHEADSADAARA; encoded by the coding sequence GTGGTGGTCTTTGCCGGGCAGGGTGACGCCCGCCGCTCCCTCTCCCTGCTGTGGCGCGGGGACGCTCCGGCACAGCCGCACGGCGGGCCGGGACCCAAGCCCCGGCTGAGCGTGGACGCGATCGTCGCCGCCGCCGTCACGGTCGCCGACACGGAGGGCATGGCCGCGCTCTCGATGCGCGCGGTGGGCGACCGGCTCGGCCGGACGGCGATGGCGCTCTACACCTACGTCCCGGGCAAGAGCGAACTGCTGGACCTCATGTACGACGCGGTGCACGCCGAACTCCCCTCGCACTACCCGGAGTCGGCCGACTGGCGGGCCTCGCTCAGCGCCTGGGCGCGGGACCTGCTGGAGTTCTACGTCCGCCACCCCTGGGTGCTCCAGGTCTCCCAGGCCCGCCCGGTGCTGGGCCCGCACGAGTACGCGGGACTGGACACGCTCGTCCGGCTGCTCCAGGGGACCGGGCTCGACGCCCGGGTCCTGCGGCGGCTGGTGGGGACGCTGTTCCACTTCGTGCGCGGCGCGGCGGGGGCGGTGGCCGATTCCCGGCAGGCGGCGGCGGTGACCGGCAGCTCGGACGAGGAGTGGTGGGCGGCCCGCGCGGCGGTGCTCGGCGAGATGGCCCCGGACTTCGCGGACCGCTTCCCCGCCGTGAGCCGGCTGGAGCACGAGGGCACGCCGGACGCGCCGCCGGCCGACGACCCGGTGCCGTATCCGGAGCGGGAGGCGCGCGAGACGTTCCGGGTGGGCCTGGAGGTGCTGCTCGACGGCATCGGCACACGCGTCACCGCCCACGAAGCCCACGAAGCCGACAGCGCGGACGCCGCACGGGCCTGA